One genomic window of Halococcus sediminicola includes the following:
- a CDS encoding cytochrome c biogenesis CcdA family protein, giving the protein MAFEGFRLGFAFSAGVATFFAPCAYPLLPGYVAYYLGSDVEVPVKGTGETKRVGGTEPATGRAVRRAALVGVLVSLGFVLVYGVLAGVVLAVGTRALADVALLELVVGALLVVLGVLMALGRTPTVHVTLPERRRSPVAFVGFGVVYAAAAAGCTAPLFVAVALSALAGGPTTALATLGAYAAGMSALMVVLTVLSALGRGALLRRLPDPGRISRVAGVLLVLAGLAQLYLFLFTFDGIALLGLS; this is encoded by the coding sequence ATGGCGTTCGAGGGCTTTCGGCTCGGGTTCGCCTTCAGCGCCGGCGTGGCGACGTTCTTCGCGCCGTGTGCGTATCCGCTGCTGCCGGGCTACGTCGCCTACTACCTCGGGAGCGACGTCGAAGTCCCGGTCAAAGGGACGGGAGAAACGAAACGGGTGGGAGGGACGGAACCGGCGACCGGACGGGCGGTGCGTCGCGCGGCGCTGGTCGGCGTACTCGTGAGCCTCGGTTTCGTTCTGGTCTATGGTGTGCTCGCCGGTGTCGTGCTCGCGGTCGGTACCCGAGCGCTCGCGGACGTCGCGCTGCTCGAACTCGTCGTCGGGGCGCTGCTCGTCGTTCTCGGAGTGCTGATGGCGCTCGGACGTACCCCCACCGTCCACGTCACGCTGCCCGAGCGGCGGCGTTCGCCGGTGGCGTTCGTGGGTTTCGGCGTCGTCTACGCCGCCGCGGCCGCCGGCTGTACCGCGCCGCTGTTCGTCGCCGTCGCGCTCTCGGCGCTCGCGGGCGGCCCCACGACGGCGCTCGCCACCCTCGGCGCGTACGCGGCCGGGATGAGCGCTCTGATGGTCGTGCTCACAGTTTTATCGGCGCTCGGGCGTGGGGCACTGCTCCGCCGGTTGCCCGATCCCGGCCGGATCTCGCGGGTCGCCGGCGTACTGCTCGTCCTCGCAGGTCTCGCACAGCTCTACCTCTTCCTCTTCACGTTCGATGGAATCGCGCTGCTCGGCCTTTCGTAG
- a CDS encoding DUF4349 domain-containing protein yields the protein MSSHTRAVTALALVVLVVLAGCSGGGGAGGGEVASNGGGAGASGGDGGAADEGAGASDGRADSGQIGSGEALQSRPVRIKTGRAQLEVGNVSTASENLTRATRRLGGYVSASSATTQEIDGENRTTGRLVLRVPRRNFSALFGRVKAAGAVQNSDSNTTDVSRQLVDLRARLNNSRAQRNRLRSLYANASDTQATLEVQKRLSTVQSRIERLEGQLQSLRGQVAYSTITVDLAESVPEQPNEQWYDVGVIGAFLSSVGGVVTALRALVVGLAYLAPYLLVFGLPLSVVGYVAYRWRAERSGLE from the coding sequence ATGTCCTCCCACACCCGTGCCGTGACCGCGCTCGCACTCGTCGTCCTCGTCGTGCTCGCCGGCTGTTCCGGGGGTGGCGGTGCGGGTGGCGGAGAGGTCGCCTCCAACGGTGGCGGTGCCGGAGCATCCGGCGGGGATGGCGGAGCGGCCGACGAGGGTGCTGGGGCTAGCGACGGACGGGCAGACAGCGGACAGATCGGTAGCGGGGAGGCGCTTCAGTCCAGACCGGTGCGCATCAAGACCGGTCGCGCGCAGTTGGAGGTCGGAAACGTCAGCACGGCCAGCGAAAACTTGACGCGGGCCACGCGGCGGCTAGGTGGCTACGTCAGCGCGTCGAGCGCGACCACTCAGGAGATCGACGGGGAGAACCGCACGACCGGACGACTGGTGCTCAGAGTCCCACGTCGGAACTTCTCGGCGCTCTTCGGGCGCGTCAAAGCCGCCGGAGCCGTCCAGAACTCGGATAGCAACACGACCGACGTCAGCAGGCAGTTGGTCGACCTCAGGGCGCGCCTGAACAACTCGCGGGCACAGCGCAACCGACTGCGGAGCCTCTATGCGAACGCCAGCGACACCCAAGCGACTCTCGAAGTGCAAAAGCGTCTCTCGACCGTGCAGTCGAGAATCGAACGCCTCGAGGGGCAATTACAATCGCTTCGAGGGCAGGTGGCCTACTCGACTATTACTGTCGACCTCGCCGAATCCGTACCCGAACAGCCGAACGAGCAGTGGTACGACGTCGGCGTGATCGGGGCCTTTCTCTCGTCGGTCGGGGGCGTCGTCACGGCACTGCGGGCGCTCGTGGTCGGTCTCGCCTATCTCGCGCCGTACCTGCTCGTCTTCGGTCTGCCCCTCTCGGTGGTCGGTTACGTCGCCTATCGATGGCGAGCCGAGAGGTCGGGACTGGAGTGA
- a CDS encoding macro domain-containing protein, translated as MDYEVIRGDIAAQRADALVNAAGTSLKMGSGVAGALRRGAGEGIDEAAVAQGPIDLGAVAVTDAYDLDAEWVIHAAAMPHYGDGQATAESIRDATRNSLARADDLGCESLVLPALGCGVAGFDLREGARLICEELTAYEPESLADVRLVGYGEEAATIRQAAAAVQDCQ; from the coding sequence ATGGACTACGAGGTGATTCGGGGCGACATCGCCGCCCAGCGGGCCGACGCACTCGTAAACGCCGCCGGTACCAGTCTGAAGATGGGATCGGGCGTCGCCGGGGCGCTCAGACGCGGCGCGGGCGAGGGGATCGACGAGGCAGCCGTCGCGCAGGGACCCATCGATCTCGGAGCGGTGGCGGTCACCGACGCCTACGACCTCGACGCTGAGTGGGTGATCCACGCCGCCGCCATGCCCCACTATGGAGATGGGCAGGCGACCGCCGAGAGCATCCGTGATGCGACGCGAAACAGCCTCGCACGCGCCGACGACCTCGGCTGTGAGTCGCTCGTACTCCCCGCACTGGGCTGTGGCGTCGCCGGGTTCGATCTCCGGGAGGGCGCACGGCTCATCTGCGAGGAACTCACGGCGTACGAGCCGGAATCGTTAGCCGACGTACGCCTCGTCGGCTACGGCGAGGAGGCTGCAACTATCCGCCAGGCGGCTGCCGCCGTCCAGGACTGCCAGTAG
- a CDS encoding TAXI family TRAP transporter solute-binding subunit, which produces MAKTDASREAKTTSTDSSRRAFLRTAGAIGIVGATGLAGCSGGGGDNGSGGGGTSGGGTSGGGGGNGSGSGGGGGGGGSGNLVWDAGGTGGTYFPLSNEIKQVVQSNTDYSLQVRSTGASVENVGSLADGSADFALIQNDIASFAKNGTGIDAFEGNAVKSLRGVGTLYPETITIVTPGNTDIQKVADLSGKTVNTGDLGSGTQVDAKMILDAVGVSDYTEQNTDFSQAAEQIQNGDIDAAFVVGGWPVGAIAELAETSSIGIVAIEGQERQQVKQAADFFADDEIPGGTYQGIGEAKPTVAVQAMIATTTQVSEEVVQTVTAALFDNVSDLTIKKEFITAGSAQEGMSIELHPGAAAYFDSAGGGTTGAGGETTMGEGTAMGGETTMGEETTMGGGTTSS; this is translated from the coding sequence ATGGCAAAAACTGACGCTAGCCGTGAAGCGAAGACGACCTCCACGGACAGCTCCCGGCGGGCGTTCCTGCGGACGGCCGGCGCGATCGGTATCGTCGGCGCGACCGGTCTCGCGGGCTGTTCCGGGGGCGGTGGCGACAACGGCTCCGGTGGCGGCGGCACGAGCGGTGGCGGGACGAGCGGTGGCGGGGGCGGCAACGGCTCCGGCTCCGGTGGCGGTGGCGGCGGGGGCGGCTCCGGCAACCTCGTCTGGGACGCCGGCGGCACCGGCGGGACGTACTTCCCGCTCTCGAACGAGATCAAACAGGTCGTCCAGTCGAACACCGACTACAGCCTCCAGGTACGCTCGACGGGTGCATCGGTCGAGAACGTCGGCAGCCTCGCGGACGGGTCGGCCGACTTCGCGCTGATACAGAACGACATCGCCTCCTTTGCGAAAAACGGCACGGGCATCGACGCGTTCGAGGGCAACGCGGTCAAGAGCCTGCGCGGCGTCGGCACGCTCTATCCCGAGACGATCACCATCGTCACGCCCGGCAACACCGACATCCAGAAAGTGGCGGACCTGAGCGGCAAGACCGTCAACACCGGTGACCTCGGCAGCGGCACACAGGTCGACGCGAAGATGATCCTCGATGCGGTCGGGGTTTCGGACTATACCGAGCAGAACACCGACTTCTCGCAGGCCGCCGAGCAGATCCAGAACGGCGACATCGACGCCGCGTTCGTCGTCGGCGGCTGGCCGGTCGGTGCGATCGCCGAACTCGCCGAGACGAGTTCGATCGGCATCGTCGCCATCGAGGGCCAGGAGCGCCAGCAGGTCAAACAGGCCGCGGACTTCTTCGCCGACGACGAGATCCCCGGTGGAACCTATCAGGGCATCGGCGAGGCCAAGCCCACGGTCGCCGTGCAGGCGATGATCGCCACGACGACCCAGGTTTCCGAGGAGGTTGTCCAAACCGTGACGGCCGCGCTCTTCGACAACGTCTCCGATCTGACCATCAAAAAGGAGTTCATCACCGCCGGCTCCGCACAGGAGGGGATGTCCATCGAACTCCATCCCGGTGCGGCGGCGTACTTCGACTCGGCGGGCGGCGGCACGACCGGGGCAGGCGGAGAGACCACGATGGGCGAAGGGACGGCGATGGGCGGAGAGACCACGATGGGTGAGGAGACGACGATGGGCGGCGGCACGACCTCGTCCTAA
- a CDS encoding DUF1850 domain-containing protein, with product MTDRRLTRLARLLLVVVAIAVVLTAVAAATPAGSALVVEDADSGERLLSTPVSEGTPVVLSYNHSVEKTPIHDVYVVRNGSLVMTRMEFQSYGWGLPARANVTRENGSFTFDPQGSYEELYVKPGRTAGHRLRVGNRSYDLVALSNAEGVRLAITERSVLQNTLDTFNEH from the coding sequence ATGACCGACCGACGTCTCACACGACTCGCTCGCCTTCTCCTCGTAGTCGTGGCCATCGCGGTCGTGCTCACCGCCGTCGCCGCGGCCACGCCGGCCGGCAGCGCGCTCGTCGTCGAGGACGCCGACAGCGGCGAACGGCTGCTTTCCACCCCTGTCTCTGAGGGAACGCCGGTCGTTCTCAGCTACAATCACAGCGTCGAGAAGACGCCCATCCACGACGTCTACGTGGTTCGGAACGGCTCGCTCGTGATGACGCGCATGGAGTTTCAGTCCTACGGCTGGGGGTTGCCGGCGCGCGCGAACGTCACCCGCGAGAACGGGTCGTTCACCTTCGATCCACAGGGGAGCTACGAGGAGCTGTACGTGAAGCCGGGTCGGACCGCCGGCCACCGGCTTCGGGTGGGTAATCGCAGCTACGACCTCGTGGCGCTCTCGAACGCCGAGGGCGTTCGCCTCGCCATCACCGAACGCTCCGTTCTGCAGAACACACTCGATACCTTCAATGAGCACTGA
- a CDS encoding TRAP transporter permease, with product MSTDTPTDETAGVTEETTTEDTDELIDELERRRSLGGVAALAVIVVAVAFSAFQLWLAARGFIFQFSLPLYGEVNLGALQSLQVNSIHVTFGLLLTFLLFPATQGDGFLSRRLARVVPALETRLGESNPVTRAGRGVRGAIRWLLLDPDRERVTPVDIVLMILAALSTLYILLDFDEVQQLRSLGLSSGRTTAEVLPILAAPVQALSALGIPLDESSYAFVLGALGVLLVLEATRRTLGFYLMTIVALFIVYARFGYLIPPDAAFVGVLDIPQSEWSSIIQNLWYNTANGVFGVPVRVSVQFIYIFILFGAFLEMSGAGKWFIDLAYSATGRRKGGPAKASILASGFMGTISGSSIANTVTTGAFTIPLMKKTGYRSEFAGAVEASASSGGQILPPVMGAAAFLIVEYTQTPFANVIVAAAVPAVVFFFGVWVMVHLEATKAGIGGVDPAELVAFRSHLQRGWFYLVPILLLLYYLIVARLTVARSAWYTVLAIAALIAFVAAYNDRTRWPLVGVIAAIGVAEFVAHLVAGVGVIAALTGAGGAGMAPGAAAAAVAGKMGWLVIAVCVITLLLRPRDDSPLLDYDEQVDDAVGTVTGALDRPQLADNRAVGFLAFIEKAMESGARTATPVVIAVAAAGIIPGVISTTGLGPNLTTLILNVAGGSLVLLLVITAISSIILGMGMPTTVTYIILVSLLGTAIAQFDVPLLAAHLFILYFGVIADITPPVAVAAYAASGVAKSDPFQTGVEAFSLSLNKAIVPFAFVLVPGVVLLRRIPGVPADADQTYRVINVADVLDVGYFVPEVLIPIAGVFLGVVALGATVIGFLYSKVSWAERAAFALAAILLMAPGLLFNSVESILTALGMAVSFNALTFDLALRAIGGALFTALALANRRRMGPETERAEQTDETSADA from the coding sequence ATGAGCACTGACACACCGACCGACGAGACGGCAGGCGTCACAGAGGAGACGACCACCGAGGACACCGACGAACTCATCGACGAACTCGAGCGCCGGCGCTCGCTCGGCGGGGTGGCCGCGCTCGCGGTCATCGTCGTCGCGGTCGCGTTCTCGGCCTTCCAGCTGTGGCTCGCCGCCCGCGGGTTCATCTTCCAGTTCTCGCTGCCGCTCTACGGCGAGGTCAACCTCGGCGCGCTCCAGTCCCTCCAGGTCAACAGCATCCACGTCACGTTCGGACTGTTGCTCACCTTCCTGCTCTTTCCGGCCACGCAGGGCGACGGCTTCCTCTCGCGGCGGCTCGCGCGGGTCGTGCCGGCGCTCGAAACACGGCTGGGCGAATCGAACCCCGTGACGCGCGCCGGGCGCGGCGTTCGCGGGGCGATCCGCTGGCTGTTGCTCGACCCCGACCGCGAGCGCGTCACGCCCGTCGACATCGTGTTGATGATCCTGGCGGCTTTGAGCACGCTCTACATCCTGCTCGATTTCGACGAGGTCCAACAGCTCCGCTCGCTCGGTCTCAGTTCGGGTCGGACGACCGCCGAAGTGCTGCCGATACTTGCTGCTCCCGTCCAGGCACTCTCGGCGCTCGGGATCCCGCTCGACGAGTCCTCGTACGCGTTCGTCCTCGGCGCGCTCGGCGTCCTGCTCGTGCTCGAAGCCACCCGGCGGACGCTCGGCTTCTATCTCATGACCATCGTCGCGCTGTTCATCGTCTACGCGCGCTTTGGCTACCTGATCCCGCCCGACGCCGCGTTCGTCGGCGTGCTCGACATCCCCCAGAGCGAGTGGAGTTCGATCATCCAGAACCTCTGGTACAACACCGCCAACGGCGTCTTCGGCGTCCCAGTCCGGGTGAGCGTCCAGTTCATCTACATCTTCATCCTCTTCGGGGCCTTCCTGGAGATGAGCGGCGCGGGCAAGTGGTTCATCGACCTCGCCTACTCCGCCACCGGGAGACGGAAGGGCGGCCCGGCGAAGGCGTCCATTCTCGCGTCGGGCTTCATGGGCACCATCTCCGGGTCGTCGATCGCCAACACCGTCACCACCGGGGCCTTTACCATTCCGCTGATGAAGAAGACGGGCTATCGCTCGGAGTTCGCCGGCGCGGTCGAGGCGTCGGCCTCCTCGGGCGGGCAGATCCTCCCGCCAGTGATGGGTGCGGCGGCCTTCCTCATCGTCGAGTACACCCAGACGCCCTTTGCGAACGTCATCGTCGCGGCAGCGGTCCCCGCGGTCGTCTTCTTCTTCGGCGTCTGGGTGATGGTCCACCTCGAAGCCACGAAGGCGGGTATCGGCGGCGTCGACCCCGCCGAACTCGTCGCGTTTCGCTCACATCTGCAGCGTGGCTGGTTCTATCTCGTGCCCATCCTCCTCCTGCTCTACTACCTCATCGTCGCGCGGCTGACCGTCGCACGCTCGGCGTGGTACACAGTATTAGCTATCGCCGCACTCATCGCGTTCGTCGCGGCCTACAACGACCGCACGCGCTGGCCGCTGGTCGGCGTCATCGCGGCGATCGGGGTGGCGGAGTTCGTCGCCCACCTGGTCGCCGGCGTGGGCGTCATCGCGGCGCTTACCGGCGCGGGCGGGGCGGGGATGGCCCCCGGCGCGGCCGCGGCGGCGGTCGCGGGAAAGATGGGATGGCTCGTCATCGCGGTCTGTGTCATTACATTGCTGCTCCGGCCACGCGACGACTCGCCGCTCTTGGACTACGACGAACAGGTCGACGACGCCGTCGGCACCGTGACCGGCGCGCTCGACCGCCCGCAACTGGCCGACAACCGGGCGGTCGGCTTCCTCGCGTTCATCGAGAAGGCGATGGAATCGGGCGCGCGCACCGCCACTCCCGTCGTCATCGCGGTCGCCGCCGCCGGCATCATCCCCGGCGTTATCAGTACCACTGGATTGGGCCCGAACCTCACGACGCTGATCCTCAACGTCGCTGGCGGTTCGCTCGTCCTGCTCCTCGTGATCACCGCCATCTCCTCGATCATCCTCGGGATGGGGATGCCGACGACGGTGACCTACATCATCCTCGTCTCGCTGCTCGGCACGGCCATCGCCCAGTTCGACGTGCCGCTGCTGGCCGCCCACCTGTTCATCCTCTACTTCGGCGTGATCGCCGACATCACGCCGCCGGTAGCGGTCGCGGCGTACGCGGCCTCGGGCGTGGCGAAATCCGACCCCTTCCAGACCGGTGTGGAGGCGTTCTCGCTCTCGCTCAACAAGGCCATCGTCCCGTTCGCGTTCGTCCTCGTACCGGGTGTCGTCTTGCTGCGCCGGATTCCGGGCGTGCCGGCCGACGCCGACCAGACCTATCGCGTCATTAACGTCGCCGACGTGCTCGATGTCGGCTACTTCGTGCCCGAGGTACTGATCCCGATCGCGGGCGTGTTCCTCGGCGTGGTCGCGCTCGGCGCGACGGTCATCGGCTTCCTCTACAGCAAGGTGTCGTGGGCCGAACGGGCGGCGTTCGCGCTCGCCGCCATCCTGCTGATGGCTCCCGGATTGCTGTTCAACAGCGTCGAGAGCATCCTCACGGCGCTCGGCATGGCCGTCTCGTTCAACGCGCTCACCTTCGACCTCGCGCTGCGCGCCATCGGCGGTGCGCTGTTCACGGCGCTCGCGCTCGCCAACCGTCGACGGATGGGTCCCGAGACTGAGCGCGCGGAGCAGACCGACGAGACGTCGGCCGACGCCTAA
- a CDS encoding beta-CASP ribonuclease aCPSF1 has protein sequence MSTVDKQLDEIAATITDELPDDISVSDVTYEGPELVIYTRDPKKFARNGNLIRDLAGQLRKRITVRPEPDALTPPESARETVREVIPEAADVSDVDFHEDTGEVVIEAAKPGMVIGRHGSTLREITQEVGWTPEVVRTPPIESSTVSNVRNFLKQEREERRDILERVGRQIHREEMSDDQWVRITTLGCCREVGRASFILSTPETRVLIDCGDKPGSDDAPYLQVPEANPLNSLDAVVLTHAHLDHSALIPLLFKYGYDGPIYTTEPTRDLMGLLQLDYLDVAAKEGRSPPYESAMVREAVKHTIPVEYGDVTDIAPDVKLTMHNAGHILGSAVSHFHIGDGYYNVAFSGDIHYDDTRLFNGAVNDFPRVETLVMESTYGGRNDYKTDQADSEKRLVEVVNETADRGGKVLIPSFAVGRSQEIMLVLEEAMRNGKIPEMPVHLDGMIWEATAIHSTYPEYLRDDLRDRIFHDDENPFLAPQFNHIDEGDDEREEIAAGDPSIILSTSGMVTGGPIMSWLEHLGGDPDSTMTFVGYQAQGTLGRRIQNGWDEIPMNGGRGRSGTLNLELDVETVDGFSGHADRQGLENFVKTMNPRPEKVLCVHGDERSVQDFSSALYHNYNMRTFAPKNLETFRFK, from the coding sequence ATGAGCACGGTAGACAAGCAACTCGACGAGATAGCGGCGACGATAACGGACGAACTGCCGGACGACATCTCGGTGTCGGACGTGACCTACGAGGGGCCGGAACTGGTCATCTACACGCGCGATCCGAAGAAGTTCGCGCGCAACGGAAACCTCATCCGCGACCTCGCCGGCCAGCTCAGAAAGCGCATCACCGTGCGCCCGGAACCCGACGCGCTCACGCCGCCCGAGAGCGCCCGCGAGACGGTGCGCGAAGTGATTCCCGAGGCGGCGGACGTCTCTGACGTCGACTTCCACGAGGATACCGGCGAGGTCGTCATCGAGGCCGCGAAGCCGGGGATGGTCATCGGCCGCCACGGCTCGACCCTTCGAGAGATTACACAGGAGGTCGGCTGGACGCCGGAAGTCGTCCGCACGCCACCCATCGAGTCCTCGACGGTCTCCAATGTCAGAAACTTCCTCAAACAGGAGCGCGAGGAGCGCCGCGACATCCTCGAACGAGTGGGCCGTCAGATCCACCGCGAGGAGATGTCCGACGACCAGTGGGTGCGCATCACCACGCTCGGCTGCTGTCGTGAAGTGGGGCGGGCGAGCTTCATCCTCTCGACGCCCGAGACCAGAGTGCTCATCGACTGTGGCGACAAACCAGGGTCGGACGACGCGCCCTACCTCCAAGTGCCAGAGGCCAACCCGCTCAACTCGCTCGATGCGGTCGTCCTGACCCACGCCCACCTCGACCACTCGGCACTCATCCCGCTACTGTTCAAATACGGCTACGACGGTCCCATCTACACCACCGAACCCACCCGCGACTTGATGGGGCTCCTCCAACTGGATTACTTGGATGTGGCGGCCAAGGAGGGCCGGAGCCCGCCCTACGAGAGCGCGATGGTGCGCGAGGCGGTCAAACACACCATCCCTGTGGAATACGGCGACGTGACCGACATCGCGCCCGACGTGAAGCTCACGATGCACAACGCCGGCCACATTCTGGGGAGCGCGGTCTCACACTTCCACATCGGTGACGGCTACTACAACGTCGCCTTCTCGGGCGACATCCACTACGACGACACCCGCCTGTTCAACGGCGCGGTCAACGACTTCCCGCGTGTCGAGACGCTCGTGATGGAATCCACATATGGTGGACGCAACGACTACAAGACCGACCAGGCGGACTCCGAAAAGCGCCTCGTCGAGGTCGTCAACGAGACCGCCGACCGCGGCGGCAAGGTCCTGATCCCCTCCTTCGCCGTGGGCCGGTCACAGGAGATCATGCTCGTGCTCGAAGAGGCGATGCGCAACGGGAAAATCCCGGAGATGCCCGTCCACCTCGACGGGATGATCTGGGAGGCGACGGCCATCCACTCGACCTATCCCGAGTACCTCCGCGACGACCTCCGAGACAGGATCTTCCACGACGACGAGAACCCCTTCCTCGCGCCGCAGTTCAACCACATCGACGAGGGCGACGACGAACGCGAGGAAATCGCCGCTGGCGACCCCTCGATAATCCTCTCGACGTCGGGGATGGTCACGGGCGGCCCGATCATGTCGTGGCTCGAACATCTGGGCGGCGACCCCGACAGCACGATGACGTTCGTGGGCTATCAGGCCCAGGGGACCCTCGGACGACGGATTCAGAACGGCTGGGACGAGATCCCGATGAACGGCGGGCGCGGGCGCTCCGGCACGCTGAATCTCGAACTCGACGTCGAGACCGTCGACGGGTTCTCGGGTCACGCCGACCGACAGGGACTGGAGAACTTCGTGAAGACGATGAATCCCCGCCCCGAGAAGGTACTCTGCGTCCACGGTGACGAACGGAGCGTGCAGGACTTCTCGTCGGCGCTCTATCACAATTATAATATGCGGACGTTCGCACCGAAGAACTTGGAGACGTTTCGGTTCAAGTAA
- a CDS encoding TrkH family potassium uptake protein has protein sequence MHEGYHRVLADIGELFTYYAGLPLLSIVVALVWREWFMIPVLLLTAALVFAFGWSLQSRYGEAGEAETVQGILVVLLAWGLAGVVNALPLLFAAWATQFGFPNVPAASPALATFLNPMNALFEGMSGVTGSGFSMASRPDLLPATIQWWRSLSQWLGGIGVIVLAAAVVSTSENESFTEIHGNKAPTETIRSTTIGTAAAIWWMLAYFTVIAILLLWLAGMPPWEAINHAMTGLTTGGFSIVPDSMGYYGPRVQAALIPVMMLGATSFSVLFFALQGDGEHLIRDAQTKWLVGAFGVGVVAVVGVVVGTNIYRTIPRAIRYGGFQLVSALSTTGFQTASNLGSRWPAVGKLLLIIAMIGGGAAGSTAGGLKVVRVRSLLKEAPINAVDVAEHERDVGSEMRGEASAEFGGAAAIAHLWFLMLAVATVVCLLALPISASGFSPVDVLFEVASAASNVGLSTDVIGASSPPLVKGVFVLVMWVGRIEIIPIVVAGQVLLNRGVDL, from the coding sequence ATGCACGAAGGCTACCACCGCGTGCTCGCCGATATCGGCGAGCTGTTCACGTACTACGCCGGCCTGCCGTTGCTCTCGATAGTCGTTGCGCTGGTCTGGCGTGAATGGTTCATGATACCCGTACTGCTGCTCACGGCGGCACTCGTCTTCGCGTTCGGGTGGAGCCTCCAGTCGCGCTACGGCGAGGCTGGCGAGGCCGAGACGGTTCAAGGGATTTTGGTGGTGTTGCTCGCGTGGGGACTGGCGGGCGTGGTCAACGCCCTGCCGCTACTGTTCGCCGCGTGGGCCACACAGTTCGGATTCCCCAACGTGCCCGCCGCCTCGCCCGCGCTGGCGACGTTCCTCAACCCCATGAACGCGCTGTTCGAGGGCATGAGCGGCGTGACTGGAAGTGGGTTCTCGATGGCCAGCCGACCGGACCTGCTGCCCGCGACGATTCAGTGGTGGCGCTCACTGAGCCAGTGGCTGGGCGGCATCGGCGTCATCGTGCTCGCGGCCGCCGTCGTGAGCACCTCCGAGAACGAATCGTTCACCGAGATACACGGCAATAAAGCGCCAACGGAAACCATTCGCTCGACAACCATCGGGACGGCCGCCGCCATCTGGTGGATGCTCGCGTACTTCACCGTTATCGCCATCCTGCTGCTCTGGCTCGCCGGCATGCCGCCCTGGGAAGCGATCAATCACGCGATGACGGGTCTCACGACGGGTGGCTTTTCCATCGTGCCGGACAGCATGGGCTACTACGGTCCGCGGGTGCAGGCCGCGCTGATACCGGTGATGATGCTCGGAGCGACATCGTTCAGCGTCCTCTTTTTCGCGCTGCAGGGCGACGGCGAGCACCTCATCCGCGACGCGCAGACGAAGTGGTTGGTCGGGGCGTTCGGCGTCGGCGTCGTCGCCGTCGTCGGCGTCGTGGTCGGCACGAACATCTATCGAACCATCCCGAGAGCCATCAGGTATGGGGGCTTTCAGCTGGTCTCCGCACTATCGACGACGGGCTTTCAGACCGCCTCGAACCTCGGCAGCCGCTGGCCGGCGGTCGGCAAACTCCTTCTGATTATTGCGATGATCGGCGGCGGCGCGGCAGGCTCGACCGCCGGTGGTCTCAAGGTCGTGCGCGTGCGCTCGCTGCTCAAGGAAGCGCCCATCAACGCGGTCGACGTGGCCGAACACGAACGCGACGTCGGTAGCGAGATGCGAGGAGAGGCCTCCGCAGAATTCGGCGGTGCGGCAGCGATCGCCCACCTGTGGTTTCTCATGCTGGCGGTCGCCACCGTCGTCTGTCTCCTCGCGCTCCCGATCAGCGCGAGCGGCTTCTCGCCCGTCGACGTGCTCTTCGAGGTGGCGAGCGCGGCGAGCAACGTCGGCCTCTCGACCGACGTCATCGGCGCGTCCTCGCCGCCGCTCGTCAAAGGCGTGTTCGTGCTCGTGATGTGGGTCGGACGTATCGAGATCATCCCCATCGTCGTGGCTGGGCAGGTGCTTCTCAACCGGGGTGTCGACCTGTGA